DNA sequence from the Malus sylvestris chromosome 10, drMalSylv7.2, whole genome shotgun sequence genome:
TTACACTTCTCAAGAATCAACTCCTTAAGATTTGGAATACCATTGAAATCTGGAGTACTCTTCAATTTATTGGAGTAGCTAAGATCGATATATTTCAAGTTGGGCAAGTCCTGTACAACACCACTGATAAAGTTCAGATCATATACTTAGCTTCCACAACCTTaaagtttattcaaaataataaataaataaacatatgattattttgtaaattaaatagcaTTTATTCTCAATGAATATGGAAGAAATTTGGGACCTTTGGGAttgtacaataaaaaaatatcacgAGTTCCTTGTTTTTAAAactcaagaaaaattaaataacaagtctatttttttttttaaataacaagtatattttaaaatatcattGGACAAAATCAAAAAATGAGTATTAACTAGTAACCAATATTATCCTTTGTTCATAACTACTCTTACCACTTTTCCCTCCCAAACACGAACAAGATTGCTATTACGCATCTTAAGTTGAGCAAGCAAGTGCGGGCGAAAGCTGGTTGGAAGAAAATTAGAAGGATACCAACTCCAATTTATAATTCTCAAGGAACATGGAAGAGATTTGGGGCCTGAAGAAAAGATCAAATTATCGAATTCCAAAAACCTCACTCCATCCATCTTAGAGAAGGCTTCGCAATTCCACTGGGGCACCTCTTTTACGTTGGACAAGCGTAAGGATATGACTTCAATTGCTGCCGTTCCCTAACAATTaagaaaaatgacaaattaatTTCGCATTCAAGTCTAATATAGTGTCAAAAGAAATCAATATCTTCTTCCAAACTTGGTATTTAACTTCTTACCGTATTCTTTGTAAATATCTGATCGATGTCATCGTAAAGCCACAACTTACTGCGTTGACCAGGCTCTTTAGACTCTTGACGAACAATTTTACATGCCATATCTTGTATCAAGTCATGCATCCATATACATTTGATGCAATCTTGATAGAGGAGAGATCTCTCAATTAGTACATCTATCATAGTACTACTAGAAATTCCAAAAGAAATATCTAGTATTTCAATTACTTCCTTTGTGTACTTCCCTTTGTGGAGAATCGCAACCTCAAGAAAAATGCTCTTCTCCATCTCTTCTAGTCCATCATAACTTATTTTAAGTTTATCAATAATTTCTGGATTAGGAATTTTTGACAGATTATCCCGTGTACTATTCCAAGCATCTAGCCCTCTCTTAAACAATGCCGACCCAAAAGTTTTAAGAGCTAATGGAAGGCCTCCAGCATATTTAATGAAACACTCAGACAGTTCCAAAAACCCGTCCTCGGGCATATTTTTCTTAAAGGCATGCAGGCTAAACAGTGCAAGAGCTTCATCATCATTTAACACCTCAACATTATGACATAATGTTATGCCATGCTCGACTAGCAGACGTTCATTTCTAGTTGTAAAGATAATTCTGCTTCCCATGCCAAACCAATCTTCCTTTCCAGCTAGTACTTGTAGCTGGTTTATGTGATCCACATCATCAAGTACAAGAAGAACCTTTTTGTTCCATAAGCATCTCTTGGTGTAATTGATTCCCCATTGTTGCGTAAGAATCTTTTCTTTCAACATCGGTGAAAGAAGTGTTTCTTGAAGACGAATTAGAGTAGGGTCTGCTCTAGAAGCCTCTCTAACGTTTTCAAGAAAGCAGGGAACTTCAAAATGATGGAAGATTCTATCATAAACTAGCTTGGCAAGGGTTGTCTTACCAATGCCACCCATCCCCGTTAACCCTATAAAGCGAACATCATTGACATCATGAGCTAACAACGAACTTAGTTGCTCAAGCCCAAAATTAACCCCAACTATTTTCTGTGAGGAATCTAACAACCGGAATGTAGCGTGCACTTTCCTCCACACACTCACGACGAGTTGTTGTATAATCTCACTTTCACTCCTACATGGTATGaaataaccaataaaaaaaacataaatgaagCATCCAATTTTGACTCTGCTAAGACATAGGAAATTAAAGTTGTTCATGCATACTTACTTAGATTCCTTCGAGTGCCAACCACAAATTTTGGACACTTTTTTTAGATCAGCTTTCCATTGGACCACCTTCTCTTTATCTTCGGTACTACTCGAATTTTGTTCATGCTTCGCGAAGGCTTCGGCAAAACATCCCCGTTGATTTCCGACGTCAGATGGATCTGTCTGATAAAAGACGGGCAGAACTGAGTTCCTGGATTCCATGCATCGAAGAATGGTTGTAAGTTCGTCCAAGCACCATTTGGAAGAAGCATAGTTTGGTGAGAGAACAACAATTGCAATATGCGATTCTTCGATCGCCCTTCGGAGCTCAGGATGAATACTTGTTCCTCCTTCAAGCTCTCGATCGTCCATGAAAGTCGTAATTCCTTGGCACTTGGACAATTCATGGTGTAAATGGGATACAAAGCCCTTGCGGGTGTCTACAcccctaaaactcaaaaacacgTCATACTTCCATCGAGGAGCTGATTCATTCGAAAGAAAAGATGCAGAGGCTATTTGGGTGCTCAACGCCATAGGAAAAGACAGTTGCTGTAAATTGGGTGCTGCAAACATGAAACAGTAACTGGATGAACAAGTAAAAAGAATAGAAGATCCATGttctaaaagtaaaaaaaaaaattgaaactttataTCTTCTTTTGGTAATCTACAATATCCAATTTTTATTCGGAACTACAAGGACTCACTGCGATCAGATATTTGACTCAGTGCCAACACAAATTTGACAATTCGATTTGATCTTACAGTCCCCTATTACTCAGTTTAAACTCGTTGAATCATATTCAGTTACTGAAAAATGGGTTctgcaaacaaaaacaaaaatagtagTCAATGAACaagtaaaagaaaaatgagcagtgacaagaaaatagaaactTTAAATCTTGTTTTGGTAATTGAAATTGTACATTAAGCAAATGAGATTAAGGGCTCAGAGAAAccagaaaaacaaaatacaggATCAACACAAACTTACACAGGCAGAGAAAAGTGACAATGGCAAAGAAAGAAGCAGAAAAATCACATTGAAAATTCACACAGAACAGTTGTAACAAATGGGAAAGAGATGGACAGCCGAGTACTACTTCTACCGGCAGTGGTGGTGGGGACCACACGGTTTAGTGTTGGTGATAGACTGATAGTGGCAGACGGTGAATTATTTCTTCAAGTTAGCATGACTGTTTACCTAAGTAGGAGTAAAAGAgtcaaaattttagttttaatttctcTGTAAGACTTTTGACTTCTCTGTAACAATTCATTGGTTTcatattagttttaagtttaaattcagggagttttaacgaaaagtccacggtactgttaactttaatgaaaaaccacatttttacattaaaaagtcaaacctgatactattcactttactctttattttgtcattatcattaagactcaaaatttttaaatttttttcattaattttcctctAAACTTATTGGTTAATTTAGTTAAACAACCGTAAGCCTTTCTCATTTCTAAAA
Encoded proteins:
- the LOC126587671 gene encoding TMV resistance protein N-like isoform X1 codes for the protein MALSTQIASASFLSNESAPRWKYDVFLSFRGVDTRKGFVSHLHHELSKCQGITTFMDDRELEGGTSIHPELRRAIEESHIAIVVLSPNYASSKWCLDELTTILRCMESRNSVLPVFYQTDPSDVGNQRGCFAEAFAKHEQNSSSTEDKEKVVQWKADLKKVSKICGWHSKESKSESEIIQQLVVSVWRKVHATFRLLDSSQKIVGVNFGLEQLSSLLAHDVNDVRFIGLTGMGGIGKTTLAKLVYDRIFHHFEVPCFLENVREASRADPTLIRLQETLLSPMLKEKILTQQWGINYTKRCLWNKKVLLVLDDVDHINQLQVLAGKEDWFGMGSRIIFTTRNERLLVEHGITLCHNVEVLNDDEALALFSLHAFKKNMPEDGFLELSECFIKYAGGLPLALKTFGSALFKRGLDAWNSTRDNLSKIPNPEIIDKLKISYDGLEEMEKSIFLEVAILHKGKYTKEVIEILDISFGISSSTMIDVLIERSLLYQDCIKCIWMHDLIQDMACKIVRQESKEPGQRSKLWLYDDIDQIFTKNTGTAAIEVISLRLSNVKEVPQWNCEAFSKMDGVRFLEFDNLIFSSGPKSLPCSLRIINWSWYPSNFLPTSFRPHLLAQLKMRNSNLVRVWEGKVDLPNLKYIDLSYSNKLKSTPDFNGIPNLKELILEKCKNLVEIHPSIAVLKRLEVLHLRNCESINSLPSEVEMDSLICFRLDGCSNVKKIPEFGEQMKNVSWISLSGTAIQKIPSSIGHLVGLRELYASNCKNLLNLPRAICNLKSLEGLYVSGCSKIDKLTGDMDHLKVLHWGSTMTQPLVSMKNLKGLVFKTNSDIAACGSDGKARDGWGLRRLFGLEKSRPDPPPCWGLVLSSLNRLCSLTGLDLDNCNLQEGDIPDDIGCLSLLEALRLSRNNFVSLTESIRHLSKLSHLDLEGCKSLKKLPPFPSNRGLRVKLDDCTFLRRFSGAFNLYDASVSCWNCIALVPDEDLINRILKSVIQGSKIVIPGSEIPKWFNNQSVGYSINVELPLSCTNWLGIAFCIVFQFQNPILNAQLPRWYRLSINCSVELVNPEKLGPEKYWNWKIVPLPSLVSENLWLFYIPRPFCLPREDCHQEQFLFEIDFLRNKSWIYPKADLYKVKKCGARLVYEQDLKELNQKLLKRTRETRDEAALSGPGSASFNDTEQIHKRRCKL
- the LOC126587671 gene encoding TMV resistance protein N-like isoform X3, which produces MALSTQIASASFLSNESAPRWKYDVFLSFRGVDTRKGFVSHLHHELSKCQGITTFMDDRELEGGTSIHPELRRAIEESHIAIVVLSPNYASSKWCLDELTTILRCMESRNSVLPVFYQTDPSDVGNQRGCFAEAFAKHEQNSSSTEDKEKVVQWKADLKKVSKICGWHSKESKSESEIIQQLVVSVWRKVHATFRLLDSSQKIVGVNFGLEQLSSLLAHDVNDVRFIGLTGMGGIGKTTLAKLVYDRIFHHFEVPCFLENVREASRADPTLIRLQETLLSPMLKEKILTQQWGINYTKRCLWNKKVLLVLDDVDHINQLQVLAGKEDWFGMGSRIIFTTRNERLLVEHGITLCHNVEVLNDDEALALFSLHAFKKNMPEDGFLELSECFIKYAGGLPLALKTFGSALFKRGLDAWNSTRDNLSKIPNPEIIDKLKISYDGLEEMEKSIFLEVAILHKGKYTKEVIEILDISFGISSSTMIDVLIERSLLYQDCIKCIWMHDLIQDMACKIVRQESKEPGQRSKLWLYDDIDQIFTKNTGTAAIEVISLRLSNVKEVPQWNCEAFSKMDGVRFLEFDNLIFSSGPKSLPCSLRIINWSWYPSNFLPTSFRPHLLAQLKMRNSNLVRVWEGKVDLPNLKYIDLSYSNKLKSTPDFNGIPNLKELILEKCKNLVEIHPSIAVLKRLEVLHLRNCESINSLPSEVEMDSLICFRLDGCSNVKKIPEFGEQMKNVSWISLSGTAIQKIPSSIGHLVGLRELYASNCKNLLNLPRAICNLKSLEGLYVSGCSKIDKLTGDMDHLKVLHWGSTMTQPLVSMKNLKGLVFKTNSDIAACGSDGKARDGWGLRRLFGLEKSRPDPPPCWGLVLSSLNRLCSLTGLDLDNCNLQEGDIPDDIGCLSLLEALRLSRNNFVSLTESIRHLSKLSHLDLEGCKSLKKLPPFPSNRGLRVKLDDCTFLRRFSGAFNLYDASVSCWNCIALVPDEDLINRILKSVIQITWALRRLINNLIILPNAPSGYLGNSRRHGGCCVGPDLKVHFLKTPLALTCKPGVEFKYLYSGRN
- the LOC126587671 gene encoding TMV resistance protein N-like isoform X2; this translates as MALSTQIASASFLSNESAPRWKYDVFLSFRGVDTRKGFVSHLHHELSKCQGITTFMDDRELEGGTSIHPELRRAIEESHIAIVVLSPNYASSKWCLDELTTILRCMESRNSVLPVFYQTDPSDVGNQRGCFAEAFAKHEQNSSSTEDKEKVVQWKADLKKVSKICGWHSKESKSESEIIQQLVVSVWRKVHATFRLLDSSQKIVGVNFGLEQLSSLLAHDVNDVRFIGLTGMGGIGKTTLAKLVYDRIFHHFEVPCFLENVREASRADPTLIRLQETLLSPMLKEKILTQQWGINYTKRCLWNKKVLLVLDDVDHINQLQVLAGKEDWFGMGSRIIFTTRNERLLVEHGITLCHNVEVLNDDEALALFSLHAFKKNMPEDGFLELSECFIKYAGGLPLALKTFGSALFKRGLDAWNSTRDNLSKIPNPEIIDKLKISYDGLEEMEKSIFLEVAILHKGKYTKEVIEILDISFGISSSTMIDVLIERSLLYQDCIKCIWMHDLIQDMACKIVRQESKEPGQRSKLWLYDDIDQIFTKNTGTAAIEVISLRLSNVKEVPQWNCEAFSKMDGVRFLEFDNLIFSSGPKSLPCSLRIINWSWYPSNFLPTSFRPHLLAQLKMRNSNLVRVWEGKVDLPNLKYIDLSYSNKLKSTPDFNGIPNLKELILEKCKNLVEIHPSIAVLKRLEVLHLRNCESINSLPSEVEMDSLICFRLDGCSNVKKIPEFGEQMKNVSWISLSGTAIQKIPSSIGHLVGLRELYASNCKNLLNLPRAICNLKSLEGLYVSGCSKIDKLTGDMDHLKVLHWGSTMTQPLVSMKNLKGLVFKTNSDIAACGSDGKARDGWGLRRLFGLEKSRPDPPPCWGLVLSSLNRLCSLTGLDLDNCNLQEGDIPDDIGCLSLLEALRLSRNNFVSLTESIRHLSKLSHLDLEGCKSLKKLPPFPSNRGLRVKLDDCTFLRRFSGAFNLYDASVSCWNCIALVPDEDLINRILKSVIQGSKIVIPGSEIPKWFNNQSVGYSINVELPLSCTNWLGIAFCIVFQFQNPILNAQLPRWYRLSINCSVELVNPEKLGPEKYWNWKIVPLPSLVSENLWLFYIPRPFCLPREDCHQEQFLFEIDFLRNKSWIYPKADLYKVKKCGARLVYEQDLKELNQKLLKRTRETRDEAALSGPGSASFNDTEQIHKRRCN